One genomic segment of Tripterygium wilfordii isolate XIE 37 chromosome 9, ASM1340144v1, whole genome shotgun sequence includes these proteins:
- the LOC120005473 gene encoding uncharacterized protein LOC120005473, which yields MYMVRGIGFMAWTRRFTDALEIFKKMELAVAIDTITSSQFITDSETLISTGGLFEFGFFSPVNTTNRYVGIWTNGKFQADVVWVANRNKPLKDFTGIVTMSADGNLVVLNGQKEIIWSSNVSNPTNSCSAQLLETGNLVLRDNISGLTLWESFQNPSNTRLAGMDLSTNLRTGKKVQVTSWKSPSDPSMGSFSMGIIDTRVSAEVFIWNNSRAYWRSGPWNGQVFIGVPSMYSFYSDGFDVVHDPDGTITLSSNFYSTYNSTYLVLDSQGKLIERKRNIEANTWSTSECDIYGYCGPFGICNIQDFPVCSCLRGFKPKSGMEWESGNWSSGCVRSQPLQCERINSGLQEGKEDGFLKLEYVKVPDFAQWSSNQENECKQECSKNCSCAAYAFDSGIGCMSWSGNLIDMKQYIPNVDLWGNYENVVDLYIRLAYSELGRKKNTKVVIIVAGIVGTITVAICTYYSWRWMGKYRSRKGKSKEMLFDAIRDQTNQFELQEVPLFLLQKLAAATNNFHVDNKLGQGGFGPVYRGKLHDGQEIAVKRLSRDSGQGLKEFMNEVVVISKLQHRNLVRLLGCCVEGEEKMLIYEYMPKKSLDTVLFSSSKQESLDWRKRFNIIDGIGRGLMYLHRDSRLKIIHRDLKASNILLDEELNPKISDFGMARIFMKNEDQVNTQIIVGTYGYISPEYAMGGRISEKSDVFSFGVLLLEIISGRKNSSFYHDEHSLSLLGFAWKLWNESNIVALVDPSIGDSHNEVEIVRCIHVGLLCVQEFVIDRPTMSMVLSMLHSEILDLPSPRQPAFTGSCVIRDMESSLLNQKKCSVNTITVTTVDGRYYKRFKCQTLQNKCSKNCSCVWVWRIHHVPGHSFYGLDSKLHRCTRIFKNMKLAAAIDTITSSQFINDSETIISTGGFFELGFFSPVNTTDRYVGIWSNGKFHADVVWVANRNKPLKDFMGIVTMSADGNLVVLNGQKEIIWSSNVSNSTNSTSAQLLETGNLVLRDTISGLTLWASFQNPSNTLLAEMEVSTNSRTGKKVRLTSWKSPSDASMGSFSCGVIRTRVSAEVFIWNNSRPYWRSGPWNGQVFMGLPSMYSFYSDGFHVLDDPDGTTSFNFKFFSASDNPYYVLDSQGKLVERYANLDADTWSSLVSACDIYGYCGPFGICNSQNFPMCSCLRGFEPKNNIEWESGNWTSGCVRSQPLQCERINSGLEEGKDDGFLKLEYVKVPDFAQWSSNQENDCKQECLKNSSCAAYAFNSGIGCMSWSGNLIDIKQYILNVDVWRNNPNVVDLYIRLAYLELERKKTMEVVIIVGGIVGTITIAICSYYSWRWMGKYRARKGKSREMLFDTEDENMIRDQTNQFELQEVPLFLLQKLAAATNNFHVDNKLGQGGFGAVYKGKLLDGQEIAVKRLSRDSGQGLKEFTNEVVVISKLQHRNLVRLLGCCVEGEEKMLIYEYMPKKSLDTVLFSSSKQESLDWRKRFNIIDGIGRGLMYLHRDSRLKIIHRDLKASNILLDEDLNPKISDFGMARIFRKNEDQVNTQTVVGTYGYISPKYAMGGHISEKSDVFSFGVLLLEIISGRKNTSFYHDEQSLSLLGFAWKLWNESNILALVDPSVGDSHNEVEIVRCIHVGLLCVQEFVIDRPTMSTVLSMLHSEMLDLPAPRQPAFTGNCLMRDMESPHQNQKKCSVNSITVTTLDGR from the exons ATGTACATGGTCCGGGGTATTGGTTTTATGGCTTGGACTCGAAGATTCACTGATGCACTGGAAATCTTCAAAAAGATGG agCTTGCTGTTGCCATAGACACCATCACATCATCTCAATTCATAACTGACTCTGAGACCTTAATATCCACTGGTGGCCTCTTCGAATTTGGATTCTTCAGTCCGGTTAACACAACCAATCGGTATGTTGGAATATGGACTAATGGCAAGTTTCAAGCAGATGTTGTATGGGTTGCTAACAGAAACAAACCGCTCAAGGACTTTACAGGGATTGTGACTATGTCTGCAGACGGAAATCTTGTGGTGTTGAATGGACAAAAAGAGATTATTTGGTCATCAAATGTTTCCAATCCAACAAATAGTTGTAGTGCTCAGCTGCTAGAGACAGGAAACCTTGTTTTGCGGGATAATATTAGTGGATTGACCTTGTGGGAGAGTTTTCAAAATCCTTCTAATACACGGTTGGCGGGGATGGATCTTAGTACTAACTTGCGAACAGGTAAGAAAGTGCAGGTGACATCATGGAAGAGCCCTTCAGATCCATCCATGGGAAGCTTCTCGATGGGTATAATAGACACCCGTGTTAGTGCTGAAGTTTTCATTTGGAACAACAGTCGCGCATATTGGAGGAGTGGTCCATGGAATGGTCAGGTCTTTATTGGGGTGCCTTCTATGTACTCTTTTTACAGTGATGGATTTGATGTTGTACATGATCCAGACGGAACTATTACTTTGTCCTCCAATTTTTACTCAACATATAATAGTACATACTTGGTTTTGGATTCTCAAGGAAAACTTATAGAAAGAAAGCGAAACATAGAGGCAAACACCTGGTCAACCTCCGAGTGTGATATTTATGGGTACTGTGGACCCTTTGGAATTTGTAATATCCAAGATTTTCCAGTATGCAGTTGCTTGAGAGGGTTTAAACCCAAAAGTGGCATGGAATGGGAGAGTGGGAACTGGAGTAGTGGTTGTGTAAGGAGTCAACCACTGCAATGTGAAAGAATAAACAGTGGCCTTCAAGAGGGCAAAGAAGATGGTTTTTTGAAGCTGGAGTACGTGAAAGTGCCAGACTTTGCACAATGGTCATCCAACCAAGAAAACGAATGCAAACAGGAATGCTCGAAAAATTGCAGTTGTGCAGCTTATGCATTTGACAGTGGTATTGGTTGTATGTCATGGAGTGGAAACTTGATTGACATGAAACAATATATTCCGAATGTTGACCTATGGGGAAATTACGAAAATGTGGTAGATCTTTATATTCGCCTCGCATACTCAGAACTCG ggaggaaaaaaaacacgAAAGTGGTGATCATAGTTGCAGGAATTGTTGGAACAATTACCGTTGCTATTTGCACTTATTATTCTTGGAGGTGGATGGGTAAATATAGAT CAAGGAAGGGAAAGAGCAAGGAGATGTTGTTTGATGCAATCAGAGATCAAACGAACCAATTTGAACTCCAGGAAGTACCATTATTCCTCTTACAAAAGCTAGCAGCTGCAACTAATAATTTCCATGTTGATAATAAGCTTGGGCAGGGTGGTTTCGGACCAGTATATAGG GGGAAATTACATGATGGACAGGAAATAGCGgtcaaaagactttcaagaGACTCTGGACAAGGACTCAAAGAATTTATGAATGAGGTTGTGGTGATCTCTAAACTACAGCACCGGAATCTTGTAAGACTTCTTGGTTGCTGTgttgaaggagaagaaaagatgtTGATCTACGAGTACATGCCAAAGAAAAGCTTGGATACCGTTCTCTTCA GTTCATCGAAACAAGAATCTCTGGATTGGAGAAAACGATTCAACATTATTGATGGAATTGGTCGAGGACTTATGTATCTCCACAGGGATTCAAGATTGAAAATTATTCATAGGGATCTAAAGGCAAGTAACATACTGTTGGATGAAGAGCTGAATCCCAAGATTTCGGACTTTGGAATGGCCAGAATTTTCATGAAAAATGAAGATCAAGTCAATACACAAATAATCGTTGGGACATA tGGCTATATTTCCCCTGAGTATGCGATGGGAGGGCGTATTTCGGAGAAATCTGATGTTTTTAGCTTTGGGGTATTGTTATTGGAGATTATCAGTGGAAGGAAAAACTCAAGTTTTTATCATGATGAACACTCTCTGAGCCTTCTAGGATTT GCCTGGAAATTGTGGAATGAAAGCAACATTGTAGCTTTAGTGGATCCATCAATTGGTGATTCACACAATGAAGTGGAAATTGTGAGATGCATACATGTGGGATTGTTGTGTGTGCAAGAGTTCGTGATTGATAGGCCAACTATGTCAATGGTCCTTTCAATGCTTCACAGTGAAATCTTGGATCTTCCTTCTCCAAGACAACCTGCATTCACTGGAAGCTGTGTTATTAGGGACATGGAGTCCTCTCTTCTGAACCAAAAGAAATGCTCAGTTAATACCATCACTGTTACAACTGTTGATGGCAGATA CTACAAAAGATTCAAGTGCCAGACTTTGCAGAACAAGTGCTCGAAAAATTGCTCCTGTGTGTGGGTGTGGCGTATACATCATGTTCCGGGGCATTCGTTTTATGGATTGGACTCGAAGCTTCACAGATGCACCCGAATCTTCAAAAATATGA AGCTTGCTGCTGCCATAGACACAATCACATCATCTCAATTCATCAATGACTCTGAGACCATAATATCCACTGGTGGTTTCTTCGAATTGGGATTCTTCAGTCCGGTTAACACCACTGATCGGTATGTTGGAATATGGAGCAATGGCAAGTTTCATGCAGATGTTGTATGGGTTGCTAACAGAAACAAACCTCTCAAGGATTTTATGGGGATTGTGACTATGTCTGCAGATGGAAATCTTGTGGTGTTGAATGGACAGAAAGAGATTATTTGGTCATCAAATGTTTCCAATTCAACAAATAGTACTAGTGCTCAGCTGCTAGAGACAGGAAACCTTGTTTTGCGGGATACTATTAGTGGATTGACCTTGTGGGCGAGTTTTCAAAATCCTTCTAATACATTGTTGGCAGAGATGGAAGTTAGTACTAATTCGAGAACAGGTAAGAAAGTCCGGCTGACATCATGGAAGAGCCCTTCGGATGCATCCATGGGAAGCTTCTCGTGTGGTGTAATACGCACCCGTGTTAGTGCTGAAGTTTTCATTTGGAACAACAGTCGCCCATATTGGAGGAGTGGTCCATGGAATGGTCAGGTCTTTATGGGGTTGCCTTCTATGTACTCTTTTTACAGTGATGGATTTCATGTTCTAGATGATCCAGATGGAACTACTTCTTTCAACTTCAAATTTTTCTCAGCATCTGATAATCCATACTATGTTTTGGATTCTCAAGGAAAACTTGTAGAAAGATATGCAAACCTAGATGCAGACACCTGGTCAAGCCTTGTATCCGCGTGTGATATTTATGGGTACTGTGGACCCTTTGGAATTTGTAATAGCCAAAATTTTCCAATGTGCAGTTGCTTGAGAGGGTTTGAACccaaaaataacattgaatGGGAGAGTGGAAACTGGACTAGTGGATGCGTAAGGAGTCAACCACTGCAATGTGAAAGAATAAACAGTGGGCTTGAAGAGGGAAAAGACGATGGTTTTTTGAAGCTGGAGTATGTGAAAGTGCCAGACTTTGCACAGTGGTCATCTAACCAAGAAAACGATTGCAAACAGGAATGTTTGAAAAATAGCAGTTGTGCAGCTTATGCATTTAACAGTGGTATTGGTTGTATGTCATGGAGTGGAAACTTAATTGacataaaacaatatattttgaaTGTTGACGTATGGAGAAATAACCCAAATGTGGTAGATCTTTATATTCGCCTGGCATATTTGGAACTCG AGAGGAAAAAAACCATGGAAGTGGTGATCATAGTTGGAGGAATTGTTGGAACAATTACCATTGCTATTTGCAGTTATTATTCATGGAGGTGGATGGGTAAATATAGAG CAAGGAAGGGAAAGAGCAGAGAGATGTTGTTTGATACAGAGGATGAAAATATGATTAGAGATCAAACGAACCAATTTGAACTCCAGGAAGTACCATTATTCCTCTTACAAAAGCTAGCAGCTGCAACTAATAATTTCCATGTTGATAATAAGCTTGGGCAGGGTGGTTTCGGAGCAGTATATAAG GGCAAATTACTGGATGGACAGGAAATAGCGgtcaaaagactttcaagaGACTCTGGACAAGGGCTCAAAGAATTTACGAATGAGGTTGTGGTGATCTCTAAGCTACAGCACCGGAATCTTGTGAGACTTCTTGGTTGCTGTgttgaaggagaagaaaagatgtTGATCTACGAGTACATGCCAAAGAAAAGCTTGGATACTGTTCTCTTCA GTTCATCAAAACAAGAATCTCTGGATTGGAGAAAACGATTCAACATTATTGATGGAATTGGTCGAGGACTTATGTACCTCCACAGGGATTCAAGACTGAAAATCATTCATAGAGATCTGAAGGCAAGTAACATCTTGTTAGATGAAGACCTGAATCCTAAGATTTCAGACTTTGGGATGGCCAGAATTTTCAGGAAAAATGAAGATCAAGTCAATACACAAACAGTTGTTGGGACATA tGGCTATATTTCCCCTAAGTATGCAATGGGAGGGCATATTTCGGAGAAATCTGATGTTTTTAGCTTTGGGGTATTGTTGTTGGAAATTATCAGTGGAAGAAAAAATACAAGTTTTTATCATGATGAACAGTCTCTGAGCCTTCTAGGATTC GCCTGGAAATTGTGGAATGAAAGCAACATCTTAGCTTTAGTGGATCCATCAGTTGGCGATTCACACAATGAAGTGGAAATTGTGAGATGCATACATGTGGGACTGTTATGTGTGCAAGAATTCGTGATTGATAGGCCGACCATGTCAACCGTCCTTTCAATGCTTCACAGTGAAATGTTGGATCTTCCTGCTCCAAGACAACCTGCATTTACTGGAAACTGTCTTATGAGGGACATGGAGTCCCCTCATCAGAACCAAAAGAAATGCTCTGTTAACTCCATCACTGTTACAACCCTTGATGGCAGATAA